Genomic DNA from Nostoc sp. C052:
TGTCAAAGCAACCCAAGACTCCGAAACTGGGGTTATGCCGAGCGAACAGCTTTTAACTGAAATGGGGCAGTACAACGAAGAATTAGCCAGAGCGGGTATCTTGCTCGCCGCTGAGGGGTTGCATCCTAGCTCAAAAGGGGTGCGAGTTCACTTTTCAGGAAGCGATCGCACCGTCACCCAGGGACCTTTCACTCCAGCGCCGGAGCTAGTGGCAGGGTACTGGCTGTGGCAGGTGAACTCAATGTCCGAGGCAGTTGCTTGGGTAAAGCGCTGCCCTAACCCTATGCCAGGAGACTCCGAGATTGAGATTCGTCCCGTATTCGAGGCAGAGGATTTTGGTGAAGTCCTGACACCCGCTTTAAGGGAGCAGGAAGACCGCATTCGCGCTCAACTTGAAACGCAGCAGCAAGAGTAACGTCAGCGAAGAGGACAAGGGGCAGGGGGCGGGGGGCAGGGGGGAGAACCCCATAAATAAATTTAGGGGCTTGCAACCCTTGTGGCAGGGGAACTCCAGTATCTTTCTCCCTTGCTCCCTACTCCCTGCTCCCCTGCCTCTTTGGTCATCAGCAACCGCGCAAATGATGTTTATATGCGAACGATCCGCTCATCAAAACGCAGAATCGATTACAAAAGGAGAAATCAATGCAACTCAATTCTTACCTGATGTTCAACGGCAACTGTGAGGCAGCGTTCAAGTTCTATGAACAATGTCTGGGTGGCAAGATTACTATAATGATGACACACAAAGAAGCACCTTCTGCCGAAAATGTCTCACCGGAATGGCAAGACAAAATCATGCACGCTTGCCTTGAACTAGATGATCGCCTCCTGATGGGATCTGACTGCCCACCAGGATACTTTGAAACCCCGCAAGGTTTCTACGTACAAATTAGCGTTCCCCAAATCGCTGAGGCAGAACGGCTTTTTCACGCTCTAGCAGAAAACGGCAAGGTGAAGATGGCGATCGCGCAAACGTTCTGGTCATCG
This window encodes:
- a CDS encoding VOC family protein — protein: MQLNSYLMFNGNCEAAFKFYEQCLGGKITIMMTHKEAPSAENVSPEWQDKIMHACLELDDRLLMGSDCPPGYFETPQGFYVQISVPQIAEAERLFHALAENGKVKMAIAQTFWSSRFGMLTDRFGTPWMINCEQTI
- a CDS encoding YciI family protein, giving the protein MKVMVFVKATQDSETGVMPSEQLLTEMGQYNEELARAGILLAAEGLHPSSKGVRVHFSGSDRTVTQGPFTPAPELVAGYWLWQVNSMSEAVAWVKRCPNPMPGDSEIEIRPVFEAEDFGEVLTPALREQEDRIRAQLETQQQE